The DNA window AGTGGTCAGTAAGAAAGTTGTGAATTAAATAATGATACAGTAAATAATTAAACCAAATTATAGATCTCTATTAACATAAGAACAGTTAAACAATTTGATTTAAGCTTTAAAATACGATAGGATGAAAATTATTTCCACTAATTCCAATGAAATCCAATTCGACAAGCAACTTATGACCGAGAATGGCTTAGTTGTACAATACAAGAAAAATGAGTGGAATGAAATTCCGTTTTCGGATCTTGATAAAATTTATATCAAAGTATACCAATCAAAACTTAAAAACATTTCGATCTTATTTCCAGTGCTACTTGCTTTCCTTTTTATTGAGTATGCTCAACTAGACATAACCATGTTTATGGCCTTGTTTCCCGTTTTTCCATTTTTTCTAAAAATAAATTATTTTAGAAGATTTGCGGTACTAGTTCAGTTAAAAAATGGAAGGCAATACAGGAAAAATTTTCCTGTAAAAAAGAAGTATAAACATATAGAATTCATAAACGCGGTTAAAACGGGAGTTCAGAAAAATGCAGGTTCAAATGAAAAGTATCAGCTTAGTATTTTGCCTTCAGAAGTCAGTAGCTTAAAAAAATTAAATAGAGCAAATTGATTCACCGGACTTATTATTAAGGCTTCTTAGATGAATATGAAAGCCGATAAAGTAAAAATTAAATTAACATTAGTAATAGTAACAAAATAATAATTTATTATGAGAACAAAAAATTACCTTAAAGTAATTTTATTTTTATCTTTCCTTTCCTTTTACTCCAACGCTCAGGTAGTCAACACGACTTTAGACCCAACAGTGAGAGATAAAGCAAATTTAGACATAGGATTTAATCGTAGATCTGATAGTGGAATTTGGTGGACAGATGCTTCTTTTAAAAATCTAGTTGCTGAGATGAACCCCGATGTGGTGCGCTATCCCGCTGGAACCCAAGCCAATTATTGGGATTGGCGTACAGGAAAGTTTATCGACAATACCGATAAAACTTGGGGTGCAAATACCGAGGTGCTTAAAATTCCACAATTTGTGAGTGTGCTTCCCAATCGAACCAAAATCATTTATGTGGTTAATATGGCTAGGCCTACGCCAATAACTGGAGTCGATGTCAATGCTAGTGAAGCTACACTCAAAAGTACCTCAACTTTAGACCTGAAAATAACGGATATGCTCGCCGCTTTAGCCGAATTTGGAGCGCAAGGTAAATTGCCTTTTGCTATTGAATTGGGTAATGAGTTTTACTTTGGTAATACAGAAAGTGGCATTTATGAAATTACACAAGTTGGAAGCATTTACTATGGTGGTTGGGATGCTGCAAATAGTAAACCTTTTCAAGCGAATAGTAAAAAGGACGCCACTGTATTTATAGCAAATCTTTATTTAGAGCAATGCAATAGAGTGGTAGCTGCGATAAAAGCCCAATATCCTAATATGAAGTTTGCATTATGCACCACTAAATTGGAGGCTAATGCGCAAGCAAGAGAAGTCTGGAATAATACCATTTTTGATGGGCTCAACACCAACCCCAATTATACGGCATTAAAAAATAGTATTTATGCAGTTACACAGCATCATTATCTTAATGATACTTACGGAGATCAAACTATAATCAACACTAATGCTACTGCAAAAGTAGCTATTGCCGAAGGTATACAATATCCAATAGACTCGCAAGCAGACTATAATTTGGTTCCTTCCAATTATAAAATTTGGTTCACAGAATATGGAGTGACAAAAACCAATGCCGATCTCACTTGGGCTTCTGGAGTTCGATACGCTGCTTTAGTGCAAAGTTGGATTACTCGAGGAGATAAAGTGGGTCAACTCGATTATCATTATATTTCCGACAGCAATGTAGTACAACCCAGCAATCCTATGAAACTAGCACCTATTGGCATTGCCGCAAAATTAGTTGCCAAAGCTTCGGCCGATATGACTGAAATGCAAGAAATAAATTTCGGAACCAATCCCATTTCTGTCAATGGCGTGAAATCATTGTACGGATATAAATTCAAAAACAACAAAAAGGAAACGCTCTTACTAATCAATACAAGTGACACTAATTTCACTCAGGTTCAATTCAGTAATTTATTTACTTCTTCGTCCCAACCCAAAATGACTCAATATTATTCGGACGCTCCTTATGTTACTGGAGTTGTTGAGGGTAACTCAAATATAGTTTCTACTACTGGAAATGTAAATAACTTTATCGATATAAGAAATTTTTCGGTTACAGTAGTTGAGGTCGACATACAAACTTTTTATTACGATGGTTCAGGTCCATTGACCACACTAACTAACTGGGGATCTAATGCAGATGGAACGGGAACGAATCCTTCAAATTTTACTGCGAACGGACAGACATTCATCATTAGAAATACCACAGCGGTGACAACTACCGCGCCTTGGACGGTTTCAGGAACCAATTCTAAAATAGTGGTTGGCGATTCCTCTCAACCGGGACTTAGTCTAACGGTGGCGAATACTTTTCCAATAACAGGAACTATCGATGTTACTGCGGCTAGTTCAGCGGTGAATAGTCTTGTTTTGCAAACTACCACTTTGCCCACTTTTGGAACATTAGATAGTACATCAGAAGTTCATTTTCAGGCGGCAAGTTCTACTTATGTTATAAATGCTACTTTTGGAAAAATATTTTTCGAAAATAATTCGTCATTTACTGTTACAACCCCTTTCGTGGTACAAACTTCCTTAAATGTTTCTTCTGGTTCTACTTTAAATATAAATAATACATCCTACTGTTATTTGAATTCAGGGGCAACAGCTGCAATTGCCGGCACGTTCAGAACCGCCCGGGCTTCTGGTTTTGTAGCTTTTGGAATTGCTAGTCCGAATACTACTAATCCACCGGTTCAATTTCAAGGAGCTGAAATTGCAGGAACAAGTCTAATTTTGGCGGGAAGTACTATCGAATATTTTAGAAGTGGTAATTTATCTGCACAAACGATATCACCAAGAACGGATTATGCTAATTTGAGTATTAATGATGGCAGCGGTGGATTCAATATTAAAACAATTTCTGCTCCTGTTACCGTTTCTGGTAAATTAACTTTAAATTTAATTAATGCGGGAAGTTCGCTGGTAACAAACGGTTTTTTAACTTTAAAATCCACAGCAACTCAAACCGCTGTTGTTGCCCCAGTTGTGGGAACGATAAACGGAAATGTAATTGTAGAACGCTATATTCCTGCAGGTTTCAGAGCTTATCGTTTATTGAGTTCACCAGTTACGACTTCGACTTCAATTCAAGCGAATTGGCAAGAAAATAGCCTGAACGCAAACCCAAATCCAGGGTACGGAACGCATATAACTGGAGGCGGAGGAAATGTAAATGGTTTTGACGCTACCACTTCCAATGCCCCATCTTTGTTTACCCATAACAATACGGGAGCTCCCGCGTCGTGGTCGGCTATGACAACTACCGCTGGTACACTTGCAGCAGGATTGCCATATTTAATTTATATCAGAGGAAGCCGTCAAGCCACTAATATTATGACCTTGGGCAATGATGCTACGACTTTAAGAGCAACGGGAGCTTTAAAAATTGGAACAGTTGCAGTTCCCAATTTAAATGCTACGGCGAATGGATTTAGTGCGATTGGAAATCCTTATCAGGCACAAGTAGATATGCAAGCGGTATTATCAACTTCAACCAATTTGAATACCTCATTTTATTATGTTTTAGAGCCCAAAATGGGTACAAAAGGACAATATGTTACCGTTAATGTGGCAACTAATACCAATACTGGCGGTTCGACTGCGAATCGATATTTGCAACCTTGGCAAGGAGCTTTTGTAAAAACAGTAGCTGTACCGACGGCAACACCTACGCTTTCTTTTGCTGAAAATAACAAATATGATGGTACACCACAAACCTCGGTTTTCAAGACGGCCAATACCGTTTCTAGCCTTCGTTTAGCATTGTATGAAACCGCCACTTTAGCACAAAATGGCTATCCTTTAGATGGTTTGATTGTTGATTTTGGTGCAAACGAAAGCAATGGGGTCAATCAAAATGATGCAGTCAAGTTAACCAACTTCGATGAAAATATGGCGACTTCGAATAGCGGTAAATTATTGTCTATCGAAAGAAGAGCAATTCCAATTGAAGCGGATCAAATTCCATTGAGCATTAATAATTACAAAGGAACTTATTATACGCTAAAAATCGATGCTAGTGCATTGACAGGAGCCAATCCGTACCTACAGGACAGTTACACCAACACCACTACCGAAATACCCCAAGAAGGCAACTTGAATTATAATTTCACCGTTGATGCCGGTGTTCCTGCCTCGGTGGCTTCGGATCGATTTAAGATAGTGTATGCTAAAACATTGGGAATCGATCAGACGAATTTCGATTCCAATTCGATTGTGGTTTATAAAGACAAAGGCGTATTTTATGTCAACTCAGGTGCTGAAGTACTGGATTTAATTACCATCTTTGATATTCAAGGAAGAAAAATAGGGCAACACAAAAACATCAAAAGCAAATCGTATAGCTTCAATGCGGTAGGAATTTCACCGCAGGTACTGATTTTTAAAATTAGTACAGCGGAAGGTAAAGTAGTAAGTAAGAAAGTTGTGAATTAGGCTTTGAATTGACAATAAATTGAAATTTACCAATTGAACTAATTTTTTTCTTTACCGTTTGCAACAGATATCATTTATGAAATAATTTGGTTTTAGGCATTATTTTATTACTAATTTGACCACAATAAATTCTATATTTGATACAACTTAGAAAAATGAACAAAAAATAATTTCAAAAGTACCGTTTTGACAAATAAACATTTATTTATACTTCTCATTTTCCTCTTTCAAATATGTAATTTGGAAGCCCAATCCTATGCCGTATTTGAAAAACTAAAATCCGACAATGATATTACTCAAAGTATTATTTATGCTGTAGCTCAGGATAAATATGGATCAATTTGGCTTGCTACCGAAGAAGGTGTGGTTAGAAACGACTCCAGAGATTCCTATGTATATAATAAATATTACGGACTACCCGAAGGAGTGAATAATCGGATATTAACTGTTTTTATAGACTCAAAACAGCGTATTTGGATTGGTACCGAAAACGGACTTTGTGTCTATAATGCTAAAGAAGACAAATTTCGTTTGGTTTCTGCCAAAAGTCAAACGAGTTCATTTATTGTCAGCAAAATTGTTGAAGACAATAAGGGGGTAATTTGGATTTCGGCCAATAATGGTTTGTGGAAATGCTCTTGGAATAGTGAACAATACGTTTTAAATGAAATTGTTAACCCAGCGTTTTTTAGTATTTGTGCTATCAACTCCTCAATTCTTTTTAGTAATGCCAATAGTTTGTTTCTATTGAACACACTGAACAATACTACTACAAAAATAGAAGGTTTTCCAGTAAGCACTTCGTCAATTACTACAATAAAAAAAATAGGACAATATGTCTTTATTGGTACAACAAACGGGAAACTATATAGAACTGATGTGAATTTTTCTGGCTTTGCTGTAGTACTTTCCGACGCTAGATTAAACGATTTCACTATAAAAGACATAGTAGTTTACAATAAAAACTATTTTGTGGCTACCGATGGTGGCGGTGTCATTGTCCTGGATAAAAATTTTAAAATCATCAAACAATATTTGCATAACGAAGATGATATAGATTCCATTTCTAGCGATGGTGTTCACGATTTGTTTGTCGATAAGCAAAATATTCTCTGGATTGCTACCTACGGAGGGGAGTTAAATTACATCAATTCACTAAAAAATAATTTTACTGTAATAAAACATCAAACGAGGAATACAAATAGCTTATCCAATAATTTATGCCGTTCCTTTCTTGATGTGGGTAATAATACGGTTTGGTTTGGAACGAAAAACGGTATTAACATTTGGAATAGGAATATAAATTCGTGGAAACACTTAAAAAATATTGGCAATTCATCCACAGGTGAAATTATTCTAACGATGGCACTGGATGGAGATTATGTTTGGGCAGGAACCTATTACAGCGGTCTATTCAAGATTAATAAAAACACTTTGGCATTAGAACACTATGGAGACACAGAGCCAATTCAACGTAATATTCCGATCAAAAAAGTATTTAAAGTTTATATCGACAAGCAAAACAACAAATGGATCGGCGGGGTAAATGGTAATTTGACCGAAATTAAGGCAAATGGGCAAATCAAAGTGTACGGAATAAATCAAATTCGGGATATTATCCAGGCAAAGAATGGAGATATAATTACGGTTGGTAAAAACGGAGTATTTCGAATTAGTACCGCTGGAGTATTATCTGAAATTATCAATCTTCGCGCCAAAAAAGGGAGCTTAGAATATGTTACTTTAAATAGTGTTTTAGAAACCAAGGAAGGAAAATTACTAATAGGTTCCAATGGGGCTGGAATTATTATTTATGATATTCAAACCAAAAAAATTAGTACGATTACAAGTGATTCCGATTTACCATCCGATATTGTACAAGGCATTATAGAGCATAGTCCTGATGAATATTGGGTCAGTACTACCAAAGGTATCGCGAAAATACTGATTTCAGAATCCTTAACCACCATTGTAAAATATGATAAAAGTGATGGACTTTCGAGTAATGAGTTCAATTATAATGCGTATGCTAAATTAAATTCGGGCGAATTAATTTTTGGCGGTCTTGATGGAGTTACCCTATTTCACCCCAATAAAATTAGTACTCAAGCGTATTTGCCGCAAGTGGTTTTAGAAGAGTTTTCATTATTTAATGAAATCGTTAAACCCGGAACCAAAATTCTTGAGTCGCATATCAATGAAACCGAACTACTCAACTTGAAATATTCGCAAAACTCCATAGCCTTTAAATTTATAGGGGTCTTGCACGGATTTTCTTCCAAGGTTAAATACACCTGGAAATTAGAGGGATTCGATGAAAATTGGTCCAAACCAAGTAGTAAAATACGCGTAAATTATACCAATTTAAGTTATGGGGATTACACTTTCAAGGTCAGAGCTTCGAATAAAGACGGTATTTGGGGTCAAGAAAAATCTGTTGTAATAAGTATCGCAAGACCTTGGTGGGCCTCTTATTTGGCTTACTTAATTTATGTTTTAATTTTTGGAGGCTTATTATATGCCGTGGTATATGTAACCACGCTTTGGCAATCCAAAAGAAATAAAGAAGAACAAATAAATACGCTTAATAATATCACTCACGAAATCAAAACACCTTTAAGCATATTAATTGCATCCTTAGAAAACGAAACGGATGTTAGTAATAAATCAGAGATTAAGTCCAATATAAAGCGATTGAATTCTTTAATAGGTCAAATGCTCAATTTTCACATTGTTACTTCGGATAACGATATACCGGTTGAAATATCAAAAATTAGAATTGACGAGTATTTTTTGGATATTACCAATCACTTTAATCCTTTGTTGAGTGAAAAAAAATTGGATATCGTGATCAACAATAGTTTTGAAAAAGAAATATTTTACTTTGAAAAAGAAGACTTAGACAAAATTATGTTTAATCTCATTTCCAATGCTATAAAATACTCTAAAGAAAATGGCAAAATAACAGTTGCTATTTCCTATAATAAAAAAGAGAATTTAATTATAGAAATATCGGATAATGGAATAGGAATACCCAAAGACGAACAAAAATATATTTTGAATAATTATTACAGAGCACGAAATGTTGCCAATAGCAAATATTCAGGTACCGGTCTGGGATTGATGATCGTAAAAAATCTGGTGGAAAAAAGCAAGGGAAAAATCTCTTTCGAGAGCAAGGAAGATATGGGGACCACTTTTAGGGTAGAATTGCCCAATCAAGAAAGTTCCTATTTGTTATCGGCTATAAAAAAGGATGATGCAACTGCAGTGTCATTTGATGTTTCAGAGCTAGAACGATTCAATAATTGTAAAATATTGATAGTTGAAGACAATGATACCATAAGACGGAATATGGTTCAATTTTTAGAAAATTACTTTTTGATTTACGAAGCTACCAATGGTAAAGAAGGACTAGATATGGCGCTACAAATCTTCCCTGATTTGATACTAACCGATTATATAATGCCCTTGATGGATGGAGTCGAAATGTGTAATGCCATAAAAGATGATATCAATTTAAATCATATTCCTG is part of the Flavobacterium nackdongense genome and encodes:
- a CDS encoding ATP-binding protein — its product is MEAQSYAVFEKLKSDNDITQSIIYAVAQDKYGSIWLATEEGVVRNDSRDSYVYNKYYGLPEGVNNRILTVFIDSKQRIWIGTENGLCVYNAKEDKFRLVSAKSQTSSFIVSKIVEDNKGVIWISANNGLWKCSWNSEQYVLNEIVNPAFFSICAINSSILFSNANSLFLLNTLNNTTTKIEGFPVSTSSITTIKKIGQYVFIGTTNGKLYRTDVNFSGFAVVLSDARLNDFTIKDIVVYNKNYFVATDGGGVIVLDKNFKIIKQYLHNEDDIDSISSDGVHDLFVDKQNILWIATYGGELNYINSLKNNFTVIKHQTRNTNSLSNNLCRSFLDVGNNTVWFGTKNGINIWNRNINSWKHLKNIGNSSTGEIILTMALDGDYVWAGTYYSGLFKINKNTLALEHYGDTEPIQRNIPIKKVFKVYIDKQNNKWIGGVNGNLTEIKANGQIKVYGINQIRDIIQAKNGDIITVGKNGVFRISTAGVLSEIINLRAKKGSLEYVTLNSVLETKEGKLLIGSNGAGIIIYDIQTKKISTITSDSDLPSDIVQGIIEHSPDEYWVSTTKGIAKILISESLTTIVKYDKSDGLSSNEFNYNAYAKLNSGELIFGGLDGVTLFHPNKISTQAYLPQVVLEEFSLFNEIVKPGTKILESHINETELLNLKYSQNSIAFKFIGVLHGFSSKVKYTWKLEGFDENWSKPSSKIRVNYTNLSYGDYTFKVRASNKDGIWGQEKSVVISIARPWWASYLAYLIYVLIFGGLLYAVVYVTTLWQSKRNKEEQINTLNNITHEIKTPLSILIASLENETDVSNKSEIKSNIKRLNSLIGQMLNFHIVTSDNDIPVEISKIRIDEYFLDITNHFNPLLSEKKLDIVINNSFEKEIFYFEKEDLDKIMFNLISNAIKYSKENGKITVAISYNKKENLIIEISDNGIGIPKDEQKYILNNYYRARNVANSKYSGTGLGLMIVKNLVEKSKGKISFESKEDMGTTFRVELPNQESSYLLSAIKKDDATAVSFDVSELERFNNCKILIVEDNDTIRRNMVQFLENYFLIYEATNGKEGLDMALQIFPDLILTDYIMPLMDGVEMCNAIKDDINLNHIPVFMMTVLHSSSHEQKSIESGITEYFEKPININILLAKINNLFSWQEKLKGKYMHQGDVDNAEKFKTKKDADFIEKLELIVLDKIRDEEFTLQDICNKIGMSRTSLYMKLKSLIDLSPQDFIIHTKLKYAKRLLVEGDINIKEVAYSAGFANPKYFSTSFKKQFGMTPTEFVSSLGRE